The following are encoded in a window of Carya illinoinensis cultivar Pawnee chromosome 15, C.illinoinensisPawnee_v1, whole genome shotgun sequence genomic DNA:
- the LOC122297841 gene encoding uncharacterized protein LOC122297841 isoform X2, translating to MLEAQSLRKAVVPSTLIENPSPGNLQSTRLALHIPLEDTFVSKGKESLLIPVQTQVLDSFMVNRCPHRSEIQSIVLTETESSGYLMLGSVDSFGHLIVSKQDTTGKDINRVTYSVLPRDGGVGEGSWAGLCFSPSQWSMAAVAHSFCKTVDVYDQDIHVRTLRTLWYPSSLNFIQNQCLANESSMLVVTEGCQLTIWDLRMKENGGCLQRICSSPGDIFYAVCCSSTGNVAVGGADRTVTIYDPRRWSALSRWVHCSKYEITGLAFSSIDPDHIYIQGVDYEVFCGQWKESNKVFSFRGDSNWLGFSKCPNRDVIGGWCDSGSILVADVVAKESEM from the exons ATGTTGGAGGCGCAGAGTCTGAGGAAGGCGGTGGTGCCGTCCACGCTCATTGAGAATCCCTCTCCTGGAAACCTCCAGTCCACGCGTCTCGCCCTCCAT ataCCTCTGGAAGATACTTTTGTGAGCAAAGGAAAGGAAAGCCTTCTGATCCCTGTGCAGACTCAG GTTCTGGACTCTTTCATGGTTAACCGCTGTCCCCATCGTTCAGAAATTCAGAGTATTGTGCTTACAGAAACTGAGA GCTCTGGCTACTTAATGTTGGGAAGTGTAGATTCGTTTGGTCACCTTATCGTATCTAAACAAGATACAACTGGTAAAG ATATTAACAGGGTCACATATTCGGTATTGCCTCGAGACGGTGGTGTTGGTGAGGGCAGTTGGGCAGGGCTATGTTTCAGTCCAAGTCAATGGTCTATG GCTGCAGTGGCACATAGCTTCTGCAAAACTGTTGATGTTTACGATCAGGATATCCATGTCCGCACATTACGTAC ACTCTGGTACCCGTCTTCATTGAACTTTATACAAAATCAGTGTCTAGCGAATGAAAGTTCCATGTTAGTTGTTACTGAAGGCTGCCAG CTGACTATATGGGacttaagaatgaaagaaaatgggGGTTGTCTACAACGTATCTGTAGTTCCCCTGGTGACATCTTCTATGCTGTCTGTTGTTCTTCAACTGGTAATGTTGCAGTGGGTGGGGCTGATCGTACGGTGACCATCTATGATCCTCGCAG ATGGTCAGCATTATCAAGATGGGTGCACTGCTCAAAATATGAG ATTACTGGGCTTGCTTTTTCATCAATTGATCCTGACCATATCTATATACAAGGGGTTGACTATGAG GTTTTTTGTGGACAATGGAAAGAAAGCAACAAGGTTTTTTCATTTAGGGGGGACTCAAACTGGCTTGGTTTCAGTAAG TGCCCCAACAGGGATGTTATAGGTGGATGGTGCGACTCAGGCAGCATCCTTGTGGCTGATGTTGTGGCTAAAGAAAGTGAAATGTAA
- the LOC122296126 gene encoding G-box-binding factor 4-like isoform X1, with the protein MASSKVMTSTNSNSRKPDQPRRASSSSVTKAQSLSDHSRITSAKANNLGSSSMTVDGLLRTVYDSNPSTTESTLLDAQITVMETPNPVPSDSHPNGSSHAPKTVDEVWREIVSGDRKECKVEVPDEMMTLEDFLAKAGAVEEEDMKVVPSERLSGGVFAFDSVTPSPFAALDSVDGAIVGFGNGVDVVAGAGAGRGKRSRAVLEPLDKAAQQRQRRMIKNRESAARSRERKQAYQVELESIATRLEEENEQLLKEKAERAKERFKQIMEKVIPVVEKRRPPREQKKLFQLRRVNSMQW; encoded by the exons ATGGCGTCGTCGAAGGTGATGACTTCAACGAACTCTAATTCGAGGAAACCGGATCAACCTCGACGCGCTTCTTCTTCCTCAGTTACAAAAGCCCAATCACTCTCCGATCACAGCAGAATCACAAGTGCCAAAGCCAACAATCTAGGATCCTCCTCAATGACCGTCGATGGACTTCTACGTACTGTTTACGACTCCAACCCTTCCACCACCGAATCCACCCTCCTCGACGCCCAAATCACCGTGATGGAAACCCCGAACCCGGTCCCCTCAGATTCCCATCCAAACGGTTCCTCCCATGCTCCGAAAACAGTTGACGAGGTCTGGCGCGAGATTGTCTCGGGCGACAGGAAGGAGTGCAAGGTGGAGGTGCCGGATGAGATGATGACTCTGGAGGATTTTCTGGCCAAGGCCGGGGCCGTGGAGGAAGAGGATATGAAGGTCGTGCCTTCCGAGCGGCTCAGCGGAGGGGTTTTCGCGTTCGATTCAGTCACACCGAGCCCGTTCGCGGCTTTGGATAGCGTCGACGGGGCCATTGTAGGGTTCGGAAATGGGGTGGATGTGGTTGCAGGTGCAGGTGCagggagaggaaagagaagccGCGCGGTCTTGGAGCCGTTGGATAAGGCGGCCCAGCAGAGGCAGCGGCGGATGATCAAGAACCGGGAGTCCGCCGCAAGGTCCAGGGAGAGGAAACAG GCGTATCAAGTCGAATTAGAGTCGATAGCGACGAGACTAGAGGAGGAGAATGAGCAGCTGTTGAAAGAGAAG GCTGAGAGGGCTAAGGAAAGGTTTAAGCAG ATCATGGAAAAAGTTATTCCAGTGGTGGAGAAGCGAAGACCACCTCGTGAGCAAAAAAAGTTATTCCAGCTCCGAAGAGTTAATTCGATGCAGTGGTAG
- the LOC122296126 gene encoding G-box-binding factor 4-like isoform X2 produces the protein MASSKVMTSTNSNSRKPDQPRRASSSSVTKAQSLSDHSRITSAKANNLGSSSMTVDGLLRTVYDSNPSTTESTLLDAQITVMETPNPVPSDSHPNGSSHAPKTVDEVWREIVSGDRKECKVEVPDEMMTLEDFLAKAGAVEEEDMKVVPSERLSGGVFAFDSVTPSPFAALDSVDGAIVGFGNGVDVVAGAGAGRGKRSRAVLEPLDKAAQQRQRRMIKNRESAARSRERKQAYQVELESIATRLEEENEQLLKEKIMEKVIPVVEKRRPPREQKKLFQLRRVNSMQW, from the exons ATGGCGTCGTCGAAGGTGATGACTTCAACGAACTCTAATTCGAGGAAACCGGATCAACCTCGACGCGCTTCTTCTTCCTCAGTTACAAAAGCCCAATCACTCTCCGATCACAGCAGAATCACAAGTGCCAAAGCCAACAATCTAGGATCCTCCTCAATGACCGTCGATGGACTTCTACGTACTGTTTACGACTCCAACCCTTCCACCACCGAATCCACCCTCCTCGACGCCCAAATCACCGTGATGGAAACCCCGAACCCGGTCCCCTCAGATTCCCATCCAAACGGTTCCTCCCATGCTCCGAAAACAGTTGACGAGGTCTGGCGCGAGATTGTCTCGGGCGACAGGAAGGAGTGCAAGGTGGAGGTGCCGGATGAGATGATGACTCTGGAGGATTTTCTGGCCAAGGCCGGGGCCGTGGAGGAAGAGGATATGAAGGTCGTGCCTTCCGAGCGGCTCAGCGGAGGGGTTTTCGCGTTCGATTCAGTCACACCGAGCCCGTTCGCGGCTTTGGATAGCGTCGACGGGGCCATTGTAGGGTTCGGAAATGGGGTGGATGTGGTTGCAGGTGCAGGTGCagggagaggaaagagaagccGCGCGGTCTTGGAGCCGTTGGATAAGGCGGCCCAGCAGAGGCAGCGGCGGATGATCAAGAACCGGGAGTCCGCCGCAAGGTCCAGGGAGAGGAAACAG GCGTATCAAGTCGAATTAGAGTCGATAGCGACGAGACTAGAGGAGGAGAATGAGCAGCTGTTGAAAGAGAAG ATCATGGAAAAAGTTATTCCAGTGGTGGAGAAGCGAAGACCACCTCGTGAGCAAAAAAAGTTATTCCAGCTCCGAAGAGTTAATTCGATGCAGTGGTAG
- the LOC122297841 gene encoding uncharacterized protein LOC122297841 isoform X1: MLEAQSLRKAVVPSTLIENPSPGNLQSTRLALHVSVDGSSCWVYVASGCHIYKLQIPLEDTFVSKGKESLLIPVQTQVLDSFMVNRCPHRSEIQSIVLTETESSGYLMLGSVDSFGHLIVSKQDTTGKDINRVTYSVLPRDGGVGEGSWAGLCFSPSQWSMAAVAHSFCKTVDVYDQDIHVRTLRTLWYPSSLNFIQNQCLANESSMLVVTEGCQLTIWDLRMKENGGCLQRICSSPGDIFYAVCCSSTGNVAVGGADRTVTIYDPRRWSALSRWVHCSKYEITGLAFSSIDPDHIYIQGVDYEVFCGQWKESNKVFSFRGDSNWLGFSKCPNRDVIGGWCDSGSILVADVVAKESEM; this comes from the exons ATGTTGGAGGCGCAGAGTCTGAGGAAGGCGGTGGTGCCGTCCACGCTCATTGAGAATCCCTCTCCTGGAAACCTCCAGTCCACGCGTCTCGCCCTCCAT GTTAGTGTGGACGGTTCTTCCTGTTGGGTCTACGTCGCCTCTGGTTGCCACATTTACAAACTCCAG ataCCTCTGGAAGATACTTTTGTGAGCAAAGGAAAGGAAAGCCTTCTGATCCCTGTGCAGACTCAG GTTCTGGACTCTTTCATGGTTAACCGCTGTCCCCATCGTTCAGAAATTCAGAGTATTGTGCTTACAGAAACTGAGA GCTCTGGCTACTTAATGTTGGGAAGTGTAGATTCGTTTGGTCACCTTATCGTATCTAAACAAGATACAACTGGTAAAG ATATTAACAGGGTCACATATTCGGTATTGCCTCGAGACGGTGGTGTTGGTGAGGGCAGTTGGGCAGGGCTATGTTTCAGTCCAAGTCAATGGTCTATG GCTGCAGTGGCACATAGCTTCTGCAAAACTGTTGATGTTTACGATCAGGATATCCATGTCCGCACATTACGTAC ACTCTGGTACCCGTCTTCATTGAACTTTATACAAAATCAGTGTCTAGCGAATGAAAGTTCCATGTTAGTTGTTACTGAAGGCTGCCAG CTGACTATATGGGacttaagaatgaaagaaaatgggGGTTGTCTACAACGTATCTGTAGTTCCCCTGGTGACATCTTCTATGCTGTCTGTTGTTCTTCAACTGGTAATGTTGCAGTGGGTGGGGCTGATCGTACGGTGACCATCTATGATCCTCGCAG ATGGTCAGCATTATCAAGATGGGTGCACTGCTCAAAATATGAG ATTACTGGGCTTGCTTTTTCATCAATTGATCCTGACCATATCTATATACAAGGGGTTGACTATGAG GTTTTTTGTGGACAATGGAAAGAAAGCAACAAGGTTTTTTCATTTAGGGGGGACTCAAACTGGCTTGGTTTCAGTAAG TGCCCCAACAGGGATGTTATAGGTGGATGGTGCGACTCAGGCAGCATCCTTGTGGCTGATGTTGTGGCTAAAGAAAGTGAAATGTAA
- the LOC122296126 gene encoding G-box-binding factor 4-like isoform X3 → MASSKVMTSTNSNSRKPDQPRRASSSSVTKAQSLSDHSRITSAKANNLGSSSMTVDGLLRTVYDSNPSTTESTLLDAQITVMETPNPVPSDSHPNGSSHAPKTVDEVWREIVSGDRKECKVEVPDEMMTLEDFLAKAGAVEEEDMKVVPSERLSGGVFAFDSVTPSPFAALDSVDGAIVGFGNGVDVVAGAGAGRGKRSRAVLEPLDKAAQQRQRRMIKNRESAARSRERKQCNVVWGFWIIGVSSRIRVDSDETRGGE, encoded by the exons ATGGCGTCGTCGAAGGTGATGACTTCAACGAACTCTAATTCGAGGAAACCGGATCAACCTCGACGCGCTTCTTCTTCCTCAGTTACAAAAGCCCAATCACTCTCCGATCACAGCAGAATCACAAGTGCCAAAGCCAACAATCTAGGATCCTCCTCAATGACCGTCGATGGACTTCTACGTACTGTTTACGACTCCAACCCTTCCACCACCGAATCCACCCTCCTCGACGCCCAAATCACCGTGATGGAAACCCCGAACCCGGTCCCCTCAGATTCCCATCCAAACGGTTCCTCCCATGCTCCGAAAACAGTTGACGAGGTCTGGCGCGAGATTGTCTCGGGCGACAGGAAGGAGTGCAAGGTGGAGGTGCCGGATGAGATGATGACTCTGGAGGATTTTCTGGCCAAGGCCGGGGCCGTGGAGGAAGAGGATATGAAGGTCGTGCCTTCCGAGCGGCTCAGCGGAGGGGTTTTCGCGTTCGATTCAGTCACACCGAGCCCGTTCGCGGCTTTGGATAGCGTCGACGGGGCCATTGTAGGGTTCGGAAATGGGGTGGATGTGGTTGCAGGTGCAGGTGCagggagaggaaagagaagccGCGCGGTCTTGGAGCCGTTGGATAAGGCGGCCCAGCAGAGGCAGCGGCGGATGATCAAGAACCGGGAGTCCGCCGCAAGGTCCAGGGAGAGGAAACAG TGTAATGTGGTATGGGGGTTTTGGATTATAGGCGTATCAAGTCGAATTAGAGTCGATAGCGACGAGACTAGAGGAGGAGAATGA
- the LOC122296127 gene encoding early nodulin-like protein 1 — translation MKASSMLFFSFIFLLCSLLQPSHSIEILVDGVSEWKNPTVHIGDSIVFEHKYHYNLYIFRNQKAFNVCNFTQATRLNKSNSTSYTWKPSRPGFFYFTFNNGSFKACQASEKLAIKVSTPPPESSIMPPETPPSSAPAPSSGGVVSSSPTFPWPYQPHQAATPTPAPTASSPLNVPSTVPDKGGGMPFINSNPAVPLPTGEVDSATIRPLPTSGHGGKVMVGLFAVQMALSCVVFLML, via the exons ATGAAGGCCTCGtcaatgctcttcttctcctttattTTCCTTCTATGTTCACTTCTTCAGCCTTCTCACTCCATAGAAATACTTGTAGATGGAGTTTCAGAGTGGAAGAATCCTACTGTCCATATAGGAGACTCCATCG TTTTTGAACACAAATATCActacaatctctacattttCCGGAACCAAAAAGCCTTCAATGTCTGCAATTTCACTCAAGCCACACGTCTCAACAAATCCAATTCCACATCCTATacg TGGAAACCATCACGCCCGGGTTTCTTCTACTTTACATTCAACAATGGGTCTTTCAAAGCATGCCAAGCTTCTGAAAAGCTCGCCATAAAGGTCTCCACACCACCCCCTGAATCTTCCATAATGCCTCCGGAAACCCCTCCATCGTCAGCTCCAGCACCCTCTTCTGGTGGAGTCGTATCGTCCTCCCCGACATTCCCGTGGCCGTACCAGCCTCACCAAGCCGCTACTCCAACTCCGGCACCCACCGCAAGTTCTCCGTTGAATGTGCCGTCCACGGTCCCTGATAAAGGTGGTGGTATGCCATTTATTAACAGTAACCCTGCGGTTCCTCTGCCTACTGGGGAAGTGGACTCTGCTACCATACGTCCTTTACCTACCTCTGGGCATGGAGGAAAG GTGATGGTGGGCTTATTTGCAGTTCAAATGGCTCTATCTTGTGTGGTTTTCCTGATgctgtag
- the LOC122297841 gene encoding uncharacterized protein LOC122297841 isoform X3, whose translation MLEAQSLRKAVVPSTLIENPSPGNLQSTRLALHVSVDGSSCWVYVASGCHIYKLQIPLEDTFVSKGKESLLIPVQTQVLDSFMVNRCPHRSEIQSIVLTETESSGYLMLGSVDSFGHLIVSKQDTTGKDINRVTYSVLPRDGGVGEGSWAGLCFSPSQWSMAAVAHSFCKTVDVYDQDIHVRTLRTLWYPSSLNFIQNQCLANESSMLVVTEGCQLTIWDLRMKENGGCLQRICSSPGDIFYAVCCSSTGNVAVGGADRTVTIYDPRRRCMNRNWNTKFFCTSQFTE comes from the exons ATGTTGGAGGCGCAGAGTCTGAGGAAGGCGGTGGTGCCGTCCACGCTCATTGAGAATCCCTCTCCTGGAAACCTCCAGTCCACGCGTCTCGCCCTCCAT GTTAGTGTGGACGGTTCTTCCTGTTGGGTCTACGTCGCCTCTGGTTGCCACATTTACAAACTCCAG ataCCTCTGGAAGATACTTTTGTGAGCAAAGGAAAGGAAAGCCTTCTGATCCCTGTGCAGACTCAG GTTCTGGACTCTTTCATGGTTAACCGCTGTCCCCATCGTTCAGAAATTCAGAGTATTGTGCTTACAGAAACTGAGA GCTCTGGCTACTTAATGTTGGGAAGTGTAGATTCGTTTGGTCACCTTATCGTATCTAAACAAGATACAACTGGTAAAG ATATTAACAGGGTCACATATTCGGTATTGCCTCGAGACGGTGGTGTTGGTGAGGGCAGTTGGGCAGGGCTATGTTTCAGTCCAAGTCAATGGTCTATG GCTGCAGTGGCACATAGCTTCTGCAAAACTGTTGATGTTTACGATCAGGATATCCATGTCCGCACATTACGTAC ACTCTGGTACCCGTCTTCATTGAACTTTATACAAAATCAGTGTCTAGCGAATGAAAGTTCCATGTTAGTTGTTACTGAAGGCTGCCAG CTGACTATATGGGacttaagaatgaaagaaaatgggGGTTGTCTACAACGTATCTGTAGTTCCCCTGGTGACATCTTCTATGCTGTCTGTTGTTCTTCAACTGGTAATGTTGCAGTGGGTGGGGCTGATCGTACGGTGACCATCTATGATCCTCGCAG AAGATGCATGAACAGAAATTGGAATACTAAGTTTTTCTGCACTTCACAGTTCACAGAATGA
- the LOC122296128 gene encoding neurofilament medium polypeptide-like, protein MDVEFGLKLTKTMDDLASFADFQLGKDRAGPVFLSREDVNMFILTVHLRGFKKENINIKISEDGTQLTVHAEKQVQQTLIMGRMGHKKWTELKVFRKVFKIPNGVVLDLIKAEFKEEGSILTIIMPKKEEGIRGVGIEEVKEEEVGRATAKSERELVVANEFPERDKVGVRIQKEYEVPKIKTIEADHVVEKKTDRWGSEKTKTVEEVPRKNIIGERIHWQKPVAEEFPPKKEYMGKTLPEKTEEPKVESTEETDRAMKESLKREKETRESASKLAEETKHQEVSTIEPRVVEPRNETDTPRKELPALIEQRKKQEIPEVEKVEQRGLEEEKSIKDEGRHKIPQEPQRQVSHTDVTDSTKSKSDQELERAATPQLHYPVEQHGKNEVTEREKSSSIGDEILEASNKRSSQEKEGESSEEERQKDLGEGAAREKKVASRRCKLFVPCVVAGSGILVSFIALVIHRAKKRQVKSA, encoded by the exons ATGGATGTGGAATTTGGACTCAAGCTCACAAAAACCATGGATGATCTTGCTTCTTTCGCCGACTTTCAGCTCGGAAAAGACCGAGCAGGTCCTGTCTTCTTGtccagagaagatgtcaacatGTTCATCCTCACTGTCCATCTCAGAG GTTTTAAGAAAGAGAACATTAATATCAAGATAAGTGAAGATGGGACACAACTTACAGTTCATGCAGAGAAGCAGGTGCAGCAAACGCTAATTATGGGTCGGATGGGACACAAGAAATGGACAGAACTCAAAGTGTTTAGGAAGGTTTTCAAGATTCCTAATGGGGTGGTTTTGGATCTGATCAAGGCGGAGTTCAAAGAAGAAGGATCAATCTTGACGATCATCATGCCTAAAAAGGAAGAAGGAATTCGTGGGGTTGGGATTGAGGaagtgaaggaagaagaagttgGGAGAGCCACAGCAAAATCAGAAAGGGAGTTAGTTGTAGCTAATGAGTTCCCTGAAAGAGACAAGGTAGGAGTGAGAATTCAGAAAGAATATGAAGTGCCCAAGATTAAAACAATAGAAGCTGATCATGTTGTAGAGAAGAAGACAGATAGGTGGGGATCAGAAAAGACAAAAACTGTCGAAGAGGTTCccagaaaaaatattattggagAGAGAATTCATTGGCAAAAACCAGTAGCCGAGGAGTTCCCCCCTAAGAAAGAATACATGGGAAAAACACTACCGGAGAAAACTGAAGAGCCTAAGGTTGAAAGCACCGAAGAAACTGATAGGGCTATGAAAGAGTCActtaaaagagagaaagaaacccGAGAGTCTGCGAGTAAACTTGCAGAAGAAACTAAACATCAAGAAGTGTCAACCATAGAACCTAGGGTGGTTGAACCCAGGAATGAGACTGATACGCCACGGAAAGAGCTTCCCGCATTGATAGAGCAGCGAAAGAAACAGGAGATTCCAGAGGTAGAGAAAGTAGAACAAAGAGGATTGGAGGAAGAAAAGAGCATAAAGGATGAAGGTAGACATAAAATACCTCAAGAACCACAAAGGCAGGTGTCACATACAGATGTTACAGATTCAACGAAATCCAAATCTGATCAAGAACTAGAACGAGCAGCAACTCCACAGCTACACTATCCTGTCGAACAGCATGGCAAAAATGAAGTTACAGAACGAGAAAAATCTTCCAGTATAGGAGACGAGATTCTAGAAGCGAGTAACAAAAGAAGTTCTCAAGAGAAAGAAGGTGAATCATCCGAAGAAGAAAGACAGAAAGATCTTGGTGAGGGAGCAGCTCGGGAGAAGAAGGTCGCTTCAAGAAGGTGTAAGCTCTTTGTTCCTTGTGTTGTCGCAGGATCGGGCATTCTCGTCTCTTTTATAGCTCTTGTTATTCACAGAGCTAAGAAAAGACAAGTAAAAAGTGCATGA